One genomic region from Clarias gariepinus isolate MV-2021 ecotype Netherlands chromosome 22, CGAR_prim_01v2, whole genome shotgun sequence encodes:
- the sst6 gene encoding somatostatin 6 yields the protein MNLSQAVNSPTFMMRVLLSLISLLIFAWSANNTEALPVQDKLPNSNEVLTKEQTEFMTKFLANLAELNMTMKDLETMDAEQLSKLSERAAFGLPPPREKSQCKNFFWKTFSSC from the exons ATGAATCTTTCCCAGGCAGTAAACAGTCCCACGTTCATGATGCGAGTGCTGCTGAGTCTGATTTCTCTGCTGATTTTCGCATGGAGCGCAAACAACACTGAAGCACTGCCTGTACAGGACAAACTGCCAAACAGCAATGAG GTGCTGACAAAAGAGCAGACAGAATTCATGACCAAGTTTTTGGCCAACCTTGCCGAATTGAACATGACCATGAAAGACCTGGAAACCATGGACGCTGAACAACTGAGTAAACTGAGCGAGAGAGCTGCTTTCGGCCTGCCACCGCCTCGAGAGAAATCCCAGTGCAAGAACTTCTTCTGGAAGACTTTCTCATCATGTTAA